The Brachyspira aalborgi genome has a segment encoding these proteins:
- a CDS encoding efflux RND transporter permease subunit, giving the protein MRNFLELVVKRPVSVFMGMVAVLILGFVSLTKLSVDFLPDMELPYITVQTKYENAGPEEVEKSVTRIIENSVATVSGIKTITSTSKEGQSTVFVEFNWGIDLASATADIREAIDSAKNSLPDDADSPTVFKFSTDMMPMMEIAFFGTDNLGALYNLVDNQILNKIEQASGVARAEIRGGLKTEMKVDIVLNRLHAYGLNINDIVSLLSSENQNLSGGETYEGVYKYTLRTMGEFTDEEDIENTVVALKTNNTPIKLKEIGRVYQGYSDDTEIVKINGSPSVSVSVNKESGGNAVNVSKSVQKQLDNLNLPEGIEYQILFNSADTVNESIKGVLNTAWQGGLFAIMILMIYLWNIKTVSVIAISIPMSIIITFTLMYFMGITLNIISLSGLVLGIGMMVDNSIVVLENIFHYRNEGYGKYSSAINGTSSVALAISASTLTTIAVFLPFLFVEGETGQLFKDLCITVTVSMIGSLFVALTIVPMLGARLITNKKIEALIPIENFFNEKFHGKIKNIYSKILNYSIKNKMKVFIPSLLVAFIIIILGLIFIGKEGFPSTDEGQFKIDIKMPVGTKSAQTQTFVNRMEKEIETAIGEDFDRMQSRVKSGSDENSAEIRIQLREKSEGRKKSLNEYIEITRNILSSYPAQINISAVSTTVIGGGGNNSGGQSIKIELIGDDLDKSTEIANNIINAISDIEGIREPRLSRDDSNPELKIYVNREIAAKMGINVKTIANIVKTSFAGTTATTMTPANSDVTDIDVKVQLGEPDRLNIDDINRLMIPTSSGMTPISSIATVEKSYGPTEIERKDSARITTITASGYGRALNEIIADIQNKIKNEVFIPSGFSINYSGDFEDMNEAFGQLLQALILALVLVYSIMASQFESFIAPFVIAFAVPFGFAGSLIALFLGRQTLNVYSAIGFIVLIGIVVNNGIVLIDYMNQLMQEKKINGDAAALESGERRLRPVLMTTLTTILGLLPMALASGSGNEMYQPLSLAILGGLIVSTAFTLIIVPTIYAAIRNKIPLKDYEKKDIESIKDFREYKI; this is encoded by the coding sequence ATGAGAAATTTTTTAGAATTAGTAGTAAAAAGACCCGTTTCGGTTTTTATGGGAATGGTTGCCGTTTTGATTTTGGGATTTGTAAGTTTAACAAAATTGTCTGTTGATTTTCTGCCCGATATGGAACTTCCTTATATAACGGTTCAAACTAAATACGAAAATGCTGGACCAGAAGAAGTAGAGAAATCGGTTACAAGAATAATAGAAAATTCCGTAGCGACTGTAAGCGGCATTAAAACTATAACTTCAACTTCAAAAGAAGGACAATCTACAGTATTCGTTGAATTTAATTGGGGAATAGATTTGGCAAGCGCAACCGCAGACATTAGAGAAGCTATAGATTCTGCTAAAAATTCTTTGCCAGACGATGCCGATAGTCCGACAGTTTTTAAATTTTCAACCGATATGATGCCAATGATGGAAATAGCTTTTTTTGGAACTGATAATTTAGGCGCTTTATATAATTTAGTCGACAATCAAATTTTAAATAAAATAGAACAGGCTTCGGGCGTTGCAAGAGCGGAAATAAGAGGCGGACTTAAAACCGAAATGAAAGTCGATATAGTTTTAAATAGACTTCATGCTTATGGATTAAATATTAACGATATAGTTTCTTTGCTTTCTTCAGAAAATCAAAATTTATCGGGAGGAGAAACTTATGAAGGAGTTTATAAATATACTTTAAGAACTATGGGCGAATTTACTGACGAAGAAGATATTGAAAATACCGTTGTCGCTTTAAAAACAAATAATACTCCGATAAAATTAAAAGAAATAGGCAGAGTTTATCAAGGTTATTCTGACGATACGGAAATTGTAAAAATAAACGGTTCGCCTTCCGTGTCGGTTTCGGTAAATAAAGAATCGGGAGGAAACGCCGTTAATGTTTCAAAGTCGGTTCAAAAACAACTTGATAATTTAAATTTACCCGAAGGCATTGAATATCAAATATTATTTAATAGCGCCGATACGGTTAATGAATCTATTAAAGGAGTTTTGAATACGGCTTGGCAAGGCGGACTTTTTGCAATAATGATTCTTATGATTTATTTATGGAATATTAAAACCGTGTCGGTTATAGCGATTTCGATTCCTATGTCTATAATAATAACTTTTACTTTAATGTATTTTATGGGAATAACTTTAAATATAATTTCTTTATCGGGTTTGGTTTTGGGAATAGGAATGATGGTTGATAATTCTATTGTAGTTTTGGAAAATATATTTCATTACAGAAACGAAGGCTATGGAAAATATTCAAGCGCAATAAACGGAACTTCTTCGGTGGCGCTTGCAATATCGGCTTCAACTTTAACTACAATCGCGGTGTTTTTGCCTTTCTTGTTTGTGGAAGGAGAGACGGGACAATTATTTAAAGATTTATGCATAACTGTTACGGTTTCTATGATTGGCTCATTGTTCGTGGCTTTAACTATAGTTCCAATGCTTGGAGCGAGATTAATTACAAATAAAAAAATAGAGGCTTTAATTCCGATAGAAAATTTCTTTAATGAAAAATTTCACGGTAAAATAAAAAATATTTATTCAAAAATTTTAAATTATTCTATAAAAAATAAAATGAAAGTTTTTATTCCTTCTCTATTGGTGGCTTTTATTATAATTATATTAGGATTAATATTTATAGGAAAAGAAGGCTTTCCGTCTACGGACGAAGGACAATTTAAAATAGATATAAAAATGCCCGTTGGGACAAAATCGGCTCAAACTCAAACATTTGTTAACAGAATGGAAAAAGAAATTGAAACTGCAATAGGAGAAGATTTTGACAGAATGCAATCGAGAGTAAAATCGGGTTCGGATGAAAATTCTGCAGAAATAAGAATTCAATTAAGAGAAAAAAGCGAAGGAAGAAAAAAATCTCTAAACGAATACATTGAAATTACTAGAAATATCCTCTCTTCTTATCCCGCTCAAATAAATATATCGGCGGTTTCTACAACGGTAATAGGAGGCGGAGGAAATAATAGCGGCGGACAGTCAATAAAAATAGAACTTATAGGAGACGATTTAGATAAATCAACGGAAATAGCAAATAATATAATAAATGCAATTTCTGATATTGAAGGAATAAGAGAGCCAAGATTAAGTCGAGATGATTCAAATCCTGAACTTAAAATTTATGTCAATAGAGAGATAGCCGCTAAAATGGGAATAAATGTAAAAACTATAGCGAATATAGTAAAGACGAGTTTCGCGGGAACTACCGCTACTACTATGACGCCTGCAAATTCGGATGTCACGGATATCGATGTTAAAGTGCAACTTGGAGAGCCAGACAGATTAAATATTGACGATATAAATAGATTAATGATTCCAACTTCAAGCGGAATGACTCCGATATCTTCAATAGCAACAGTTGAAAAAAGCTATGGACCTACAGAAATAGAAAGAAAAGACAGCGCAAGAATAACGACTATAACGGCATCGGGTTATGGCAGAGCTTTAAATGAAATAATAGCCGATATTCAAAATAAAATAAAAAACGAAGTGTTTATTCCTTCGGGATTTAGTATAAATTATAGCGGAGATTTTGAAGATATGAATGAAGCTTTTGGACAACTTTTACAAGCTTTAATACTCGCTTTGGTTTTAGTTTATTCTATAATGGCAAGTCAATTTGAATCTTTTATAGCGCCTTTTGTAATAGCTTTTGCAGTTCCTTTTGGATTTGCAGGTTCTTTAATAGCTTTATTTTTAGGACGACAGACTTTAAATGTTTACAGCGCTATAGGTTTTATAGTTTTGATAGGAATTGTTGTTAATAACGGAATAGTTTTAATCGATTATATGAATCAACTTATGCAAGAGAAAAAGATAAACGGAGATGCGGCTGCTTTAGAATCTGGCGAGAGAAGACTTCGCCCCGTTTTAATGACGACATTAACTACTATTTTAGGGCTTTTACCTATGGCTTTGGCAAGCGGAAGCGGAAATGAAATGTATCAGCCTTTATCTCTTGCGATATTAGGCGGACTTATAGTTTCGACCGCTTTTACTCTTATAATCGTTCCGACAATTTACGCTGCGATAAGAAATAAAATTCCTCTTAAAGATTATGAGAAAAAAGATATTGAAAGTATAAAAGATTTTAGAGAGTATAAAATATAA
- a CDS encoding carbon starvation protein A — translation MNAFILLLIGIVAFFIAYISYGSWLAKKWGIDPGKKTPAHTLTDGRDYVPTDAKVLLGHHFSSIAGAGPITGPIIAMMFGWLPVYLWIVLGCIFFGGVHDYGSLLASLRHEGKSIGEVIRANVGQKGKIMFTLYAFITICLVVAAFLDITAGTFGVNDGDPNISAAAGTASMLFIVLALVFGFMVYRKGAGVLLSTIIGVVLLALVVFASDKYPFLQLNKFPWQIILTIYIIAASLMPVWILLQPRDYLSSFLLYAMVIGGVLGLIVGRPAMQAPMFTSINPSAGNYLFPILFITVACGAISGFHALVSSGTSAKQLNSEKDAKLVGYGAMLIEGIVAIVALLSVAAVAGNGEGSPAQRFAIGVATFMNSFGIPMGIGQTFVTLAYASFALTSLDSATRIGRYLVQELGEYTNADGKVVKTVLTNPYLATAITVGLSLGFTAYGYQRIWPIFGSANQLLAGLSLLAVAAWIKNRQKRTSWETIIPLVFMFVVTLSALGLVVYNNIKKATFDGYVLAVIAAVMIILAVVELFITGQWARGLKDSVSDPNETVRNK, via the coding sequence ATGAACGCTTTCATACTTTTACTAATTGGTATAGTAGCTTTTTTTATCGCCTATATAAGCTACGGTTCTTGGTTGGCAAAGAAGTGGGGTATTGACCCTGGAAAGAAAACTCCAGCTCATACTCTAACGGACGGAAGAGATTATGTTCCGACAGACGCTAAAGTTTTACTCGGACACCACTTTTCTTCAATAGCGGGCGCAGGTCCTATTACAGGACCTATTATCGCTATGATGTTTGGATGGCTTCCCGTTTATCTTTGGATAGTTTTGGGTTGCATATTCTTCGGCGGAGTTCATGATTACGGTTCGCTTCTTGCTTCTTTAAGACATGAAGGAAAATCAATCGGAGAGGTTATAAGAGCAAATGTTGGACAAAAAGGTAAAATAATGTTTACGCTTTACGCTTTTATAACAATTTGTTTGGTTGTAGCCGCGTTTTTAGATATTACCGCTGGAACTTTCGGCGTAAATGACGGAGACCCTAATATAAGCGCAGCCGCTGGAACGGCGTCAATGCTATTTATAGTTTTGGCTCTTGTATTCGGCTTCATGGTTTACAGAAAAGGCGCGGGAGTTCTTTTGTCTACTATTATAGGAGTTGTTTTACTTGCTTTAGTAGTATTTGCTTCAGATAAATATCCATTCTTGCAATTAAATAAATTCCCTTGGCAAATAATATTAACGATTTATATTATAGCCGCTTCTTTAATGCCTGTTTGGATATTATTACAACCAAGAGACTATCTCTCTTCATTCTTGCTTTATGCAATGGTTATAGGAGGAGTTTTAGGTTTGATTGTAGGACGCCCCGCTATGCAAGCGCCTATGTTTACAAGCATTAATCCAAGCGCTGGAAATTATCTATTCCCTATATTATTTATTACCGTTGCCTGCGGAGCAATTTCTGGCTTCCATGCTTTGGTAAGTTCGGGAACGAGCGCGAAACAGCTTAATAGCGAAAAAGACGCTAAATTGGTTGGATATGGCGCTATGCTTATAGAAGGTATCGTTGCAATAGTAGCTTTATTAAGCGTTGCGGCGGTTGCTGGTAATGGAGAAGGTTCGCCTGCTCAAAGATTTGCAATCGGAGTTGCCACATTTATGAATTCTTTTGGAATTCCTATGGGCATAGGACAAACTTTTGTAACTTTGGCATACGCTTCATTTGCGTTAACTTCGCTTGACAGCGCGACTCGTATCGGAAGATATTTGGTGCAAGAATTAGGCGAATATACAAATGCGGATGGAAAGGTTGTAAAAACTGTTTTAACAAATCCTTATTTAGCTACGGCAATAACCGTTGGATTATCTTTAGGATTTACGGCTTACGGTTATCAAAGAATTTGGCCAATTTTTGGTAGCGCAAATCAATTATTAGCTGGTTTGTCTTTGCTTGCCGTTGCAGCTTGGATAAAGAATCGCCAAAAAAGAACATCTTGGGAAACTATTATTCCTTTAGTGTTTATGTTTGTCGTTACGCTTTCCGCTTTAGGTTTGGTTGTTTATAATAATATTAAAAAAGCAACCTTTGACGGTTATGTATTGGCAGTTATAGCAGCCGTAATGATTATATTGGCGGTTGTAGAATTATTTATTACGGGACAATGGGCAAGAGGATTGAAAGATTCTGTAAGCGACCCTAATGAAACCGTAAGAAATAAATAA
- the uvrB gene encoding excinuclease ABC subunit UvrB — translation MNKFKIESSFKPSGDQSQAIENLVKGIENKNKYQTLLGVTASGKTFTIANVIEKVNRPTLVLSHNKTLAAQLYRELKDFFPSNAVEYFVSYYDYYQPEAYVPARDLYIDKDASVNDEIDRLRLKATTSLLERRDVIIVASVSCIYGLGSPEDYRQLYIAVEKDEEYDRDEIIEKLVTIQYERTRDILERAKFKVIGDTLEIMSAYADEVIRIDFFGDTVEKIVKINALTRKKISEQDRVVIYPAKHFVTGGDKLNRGIKLIEKELEEQYKKFQDEGKLVEAERIYGRTKYDLEMLKEVGYCAGIENYSRPLSGRNEGERPACLIDYFPEDFLTVIDESHVSVPQIKGMYHGDRSRKETLVKYGFRLPSALDNRPLYFEEFENLTNDIIYISATPSEYEIKKSSQVVEQIIRPTGLLDPIIEVYPIEGQIDKIIEEIKKVVERNERIFITTLTKKMAEDLTKYLNEHDIRTRYLHSDIHTVERVEIIRDLRLGAFDVLVGINLLREGLDVPEVSLILILDADKTGFLRNTTTLIQTIGRAARNSNGRVIMFADTISEAMRMAIDETNRRREKQIEYNKEHNITPKTIVKKVQDIIEREEKVETSYEIHFDFRRFNEKLKIDPEKQSANYIKELEKEMKIASNNLEFEKAIEIRERINQLKNTKSSNKNKSKSKVKIK, via the coding sequence ATGAATAAATTTAAAATAGAATCAAGTTTTAAACCTTCGGGCGACCAAAGTCAAGCTATAGAAAATTTGGTAAAAGGAATTGAAAATAAAAATAAATATCAAACATTGCTCGGAGTGACTGCAAGCGGAAAAACTTTCACTATTGCAAATGTTATAGAAAAAGTAAATCGCCCTACTCTCGTTCTCTCGCATAATAAAACTTTGGCGGCGCAACTTTACAGAGAGCTTAAAGATTTTTTCCCAAGTAATGCGGTTGAATATTTTGTTTCATATTACGATTATTATCAACCCGAAGCTTATGTTCCTGCAAGAGATTTGTATATCGATAAAGACGCTTCCGTTAATGACGAAATTGACAGATTGAGACTAAAAGCCACAACCTCTTTGCTTGAAAGAAGAGATGTTATAATAGTCGCTTCAGTTTCATGCATATACGGATTAGGCTCTCCCGAAGATTATAGACAATTATATATAGCCGTAGAAAAAGACGAAGAATACGACAGAGATGAAATTATTGAAAAACTTGTAACTATACAATACGAAAGAACAAGAGATATATTAGAGAGAGCGAAATTTAAAGTTATAGGCGACACTTTGGAGATAATGAGCGCTTATGCCGATGAAGTTATAAGAATAGATTTTTTCGGAGATACGGTTGAGAAGATAGTAAAAATAAACGCTTTAACAAGAAAAAAAATATCCGAACAAGACAGAGTCGTTATATATCCTGCAAAACATTTTGTTACGGGAGGCGATAAATTAAACAGAGGAATAAAACTTATAGAAAAAGAGCTTGAAGAACAATATAAAAAATTTCAAGACGAAGGCAAACTTGTAGAAGCCGAAAGAATTTACGGAAGAACAAAATACGATTTGGAAATGCTTAAAGAAGTCGGTTATTGCGCGGGAATAGAAAATTATTCTCGTCCTTTATCGGGCAGAAACGAAGGAGAGCGTCCCGCTTGTTTGATTGATTATTTTCCTGAAGATTTTTTAACCGTTATAGACGAATCGCATGTAAGCGTTCCGCAAATAAAAGGAATGTATCATGGAGACAGAAGCAGAAAAGAGACTTTAGTAAAATACGGATTTAGACTTCCTTCGGCTTTAGATAATCGCCCTTTATATTTTGAAGAATTTGAAAATTTGACAAACGACATTATATATATAAGTGCGACTCCTTCCGAATACGAAATTAAAAAAAGTTCGCAAGTTGTAGAGCAGATAATAAGACCAACGGGACTTTTGGACCCAATTATAGAAGTTTATCCGATTGAAGGACAGATTGATAAAATAATCGAAGAGATAAAAAAAGTAGTAGAAAGAAACGAAAGAATTTTTATAACGACTCTAACTAAAAAAATGGCGGAAGATTTAACTAAATATTTAAACGAACATGATATAAGAACTCGATATTTGCATTCGGACATTCATACGGTTGAAAGAGTGGAAATAATAAGAGATTTACGGCTCGGAGCTTTTGATGTTTTGGTTGGAATAAATCTTTTAAGAGAAGGATTAGATGTTCCAGAAGTTTCTTTAATATTAATACTAGACGCGGATAAAACGGGATTTTTAAGAAATACTACAACTCTTATACAAACTATAGGAAGAGCGGCAAGAAATTCTAACGGAAGAGTTATAATGTTTGCCGACACTATAAGCGAAGCTATGAGAATGGCTATAGACGAAACTAACAGAAGAAGAGAAAAACAAATTGAATATAATAAAGAACATAATATAACGCCAAAAACTATAGTAAAGAAAGTTCAAGATATAATAGAGAGAGAAGAAAAAGTTGAAACTTCTTACGAAATTCATTTTGACTTTAGAAGATTTAACGAAAAATTAAAAATTGACCCTGAAAAGCAAAGCGCAAATTATATAAAAGAGCTTGAAAAAGAAATGAAAATTGCTTCAAATAATTTGGAATTTGAAAAGGCTATTGAGATAAGAGAGAGAATAAATCAATTAAAAAATACAAAATCGTCAAATAAAAATAAAAGCAAGAGTAAAGTAAAAATAAAATAA
- a CDS encoding SAM-dependent methyltransferase — MQNHLNKSQTINLGSFYTPDYIVEIVYKMLLNYLVKNKLNLNDFVLLDSSCGYGNFLQNSKKYNNLDFKKKIGVDIDKKALKIAKEKFINYKNPPLFLHKNSLINVIRKNFKIDNSDKLIIIGNPPYNDKTSIVQNHIKNKNYEVDLNLKCRDLGMSFLLSFNELKADYICILHPLSYLIKNANFKILKKFFSNYKLIDSIIISSQIFCPYSLGFFPIIIALYEKNEKGINYDFIKNYNFKTIDNKIFCLNDFDFISKYIDKYPNKNRVSDKVAMFYTMRDINALRRSKTFIKKDCANAVYVPKSKYSLYCYVDVFKQNIKTVPYYFGNCDIMIDYNKFKILEKDFIKASKSKILNSKILNYFENLLGEHYAN, encoded by the coding sequence ATGCAAAACCATTTAAATAAATCTCAAACTATAAATTTAGGCAGCTTTTACACACCAGATTATATTGTAGAAATTGTATATAAAATGCTCTTAAATTATTTAGTAAAGAATAAATTAAATTTAAATGATTTTGTTTTACTTGACAGTTCTTGCGGATACGGAAATTTTTTGCAGAATTCTAAAAAATATAATAATTTAGATTTTAAAAAGAAAATCGGAGTAGATATTGATAAAAAGGCTTTGAAAATAGCTAAAGAAAAATTTATAAATTATAAAAATCCGCCTTTGTTTTTGCATAAGAATTCGCTTATAAATGTTATTAGAAAAAACTTTAAAATCGATAATTCTGACAAACTTATTATAATAGGAAATCCGCCTTATAACGATAAAACTTCAATAGTTCAAAATCATATTAAAAATAAAAATTATGAGGTTGATTTAAATCTTAAATGCCGAGATTTAGGAATGAGTTTTTTACTTTCATTTAACGAATTAAAAGCCGATTATATTTGCATCTTGCATCCTCTGTCTTATCTTATAAAAAATGCAAATTTTAAAATATTAAAAAAATTCTTTTCAAATTATAAACTTATAGATTCCATTATTATTAGCTCTCAAATTTTTTGTCCTTATTCTTTAGGATTTTTCCCTATAATAATCGCTTTATACGAGAAAAACGAAAAAGGCATAAACTATGATTTTATTAAAAATTATAATTTTAAAACCATAGACAATAAAATATTTTGTTTAAATGATTTTGATTTTATCTCAAAATATATTGACAAATACCCAAATAAAAATCGCGTGTCGGATAAAGTCGCTATGTTTTATACAATGAGAGATATTAACGCCCTTCGCCGTTCAAAAACTTTTATTAAAAAAGACTGCGCAAATGCCGTTTATGTTCCAAAGTCAAAATATAGCCTTTATTGTTATGTCGATGTTTTCAAGCAAAATATTAAAACAGTGCCTTATTATTTTGGAAATTGCGATATTATGATTGATTATAATAAATTTAAAATATTAGAGAAAGACTTTATTAAGGCTTCAAAATCAAAAATATTAAATTCCAAAATTTTAAACTATTTTGAAAATCTTTTAGGAGAACATTATGCGAATTAG